The Camelina sativa cultivar DH55 chromosome 14, Cs, whole genome shotgun sequence genome includes a window with the following:
- the LOC104741036 gene encoding probable phosphoglucomutase, cytoplasmic 1, with translation MVFKVSIVSTSPIDGQKPGTSGLRKKVKVFKQPNYLHNFVQATFNALTAEKVKGATLVVSGDGRYFSNDAVQIIIKMAAANGVRRVWVGKNTLLSTPAVSAVIRERSGADGSKATGGFILTASHNPGGPTEDFGIKYNMENGGPAPESITDKIYENTKTIKEYPIAQDLPNVDISAIGVTSFEGPEGKFDVEVFDSADDYVKLMKSIFDFDSIRKLISSPKFTFCYDAMHGVAGAYAHRIFVEELGAQESVLLNCIPKEDFGGGHPDPNLTYAKELVARMGLGKSDTGGEPPEFGAAADGDADRNMILGKRFFVTPSDSVAIIAANAIGAIPYFKSGLKGVARSMPTSAALDVVAKSLNLKFFEVPTGWKFFGNLMDGGMCSVCGEESFGTGSDHIREKDGIWAVLAWMSILAHKNKGNIDGDGKLVTVEDIVRQHWATYGRHYYTRYDYENVDAGKAKELMEHLVKLQSSIPEVNKIVKGIRSDVANVASADEFEYKDPVDGSISKHQGIRYLFEDGSRLVFRLSGTGSEGATIRLYIEQYEKDASKTGRESSEALSPLVDIALKLSKMQEFTGRSAPTVIT, from the exons ATGGTTTTCAAGGTTTCTATCGTCTCTACATCTCCTATCGATGGCCAGAAACCGGGAACTTCTGGTCTCCGTAAGAAG GTGAAAGTGTTCAAGCAACCCAATTATCTACATAATTTTGTCCAAGCAACATTTAATGCGCTTACCGCTGAGAAAGTTAAAG GTGCCACACTCGTGGTCTCTGGTGATGGTCGTTATTTCTCAAATGATGCTGTTCAG ATCATAATTAAGATGGCAGCAGCTAATGGTGTACGACGTGTGTGGGTTGgtaaaaacactcttttatcAACTCCTGCTGTATCAGCTGTGATTCGTGAAAGATCAGGAGCTGAT GGATCAAAAGCAACGGGAGGATTTATCTTAACAGCAAGTCACAACCCTGGTGGCCCTACTGAG GATTTTGGAATCAAATACAATATGGAAAATGGAGGACCTGCTCCTGAATCAATCACTGATAAGATTTACGAGAACACTAAGACAATCAAGGAGTACCCTATAGCACAAGATCTACCCAAT GTTGATATCTCTGCCATTGGTGTAACCAGTTTTGAAGGACCTGAAGGAAAATTCgatgttgaagtttttgattccGCAGATGACTATGTTAAACTAATGAA GTCAATCTTCGACTTTGACTCCATCCGGAAATTGATTTCATCTCCAAAGTTTACATTTTG CTATGATGCAATGCATGGAGTTGCTGGAGCCTATGCACATCGCATCTTTGTCGAAGAACTCGGTGCTCAAGAAAGCGTATTATTAAACTGCATACCCAAG GAGGACTTTGGAGGAGGCCACCCGGATCCCAATTTGACCTATGCTAAGGAGCTTGTGGCACGAATGGGATTAGGTAAATCTGACACCGGAGGTGAACCTCCAGAGTTTGGTGCCGCTGCTGATGGTGATGCAGACCGTAACATGATTCTTGGTAAAAG GTTCTTTGTAACTCCTTCGGATTCAGTTGCTATAATTGCTGCAAATGCTATTGGGGCCATACCGTACTTTAAATCTGGTTTGAAAGGTGTTGCAAG GAGCATGCCAACCTCAGCTGCTCTTGATGTTGTTGCCAAAAGTTTGAATTTGAAGTTCTTTGAG GTTCCAACGGGCTGGAAGTTTTTTGGTAATCTGATGGATGGCGGTATGTGTTCTGTATGTGGGGAAGAGAGTTTTGGAACTG GATCGGATCATATCCGCGAGAAAGACGGGATTTGGGCAGTTCTTGCCTGGATGTCAATACTTGCTCACAAAAACAAGGGAAATATTGACGGTGACGGTAAACTGGTGACGGTTGAAGACATTGTCCGCCAGCACTGGGCTACTTATGGTCGTCACTATTACACTCGTTACGACTATGAG AATGTGGACGCAGGTAAAGCCAAGGAACTGATGGAGCATTTGGTCAAACTGCAATCTTCAATTCCTGAAGTCAACAA GATTGTGAAAGGAATTCGTTCAGATGTGGCGAATGTCGCTAGTGCTGATGAATTCGAGTACAAAGATCCAGTTGATGGCTCCATCTCGAAGCATCAAGGAATCCGTTACTTGTTTGAGGATGGATCTCGACTT GTTTTCCGTCTCTCTGGAACTGGCTCAGAAGGAGCAACCATCCGGCTATACATTGAACAGTACGAGAAGGATGCTTCAAAAACCGGACGAGAATCCTCAGAAGCTTTGTCTCCTCTG GTTGACATAGCTTTGAAGCTGTCTAAGATGCAGGAGTTCACCGGGCGATCTGCTCCaactgtcataacataa
- the LOC104741037 gene encoding probable pectinesterase/pectinesterase inhibitor 6 isoform X1 has product MDHKHLRTSPKCLLYTKCIITIIYVVSISHLNAHFITSCKQTPYPSVCAHHISNSPLEVKTLEDQTDGLTFHDLVVSSTMDQAVQLHRLVSTVKKRRSLHKHARSAMHDCLELYEDTIDQLNHTRSSQYSSMHDRQTSLSAAIANQDTCRNGFKDFKLISSYSKYFPIHHHRNLTKSLSNSLAVTKAAAEAVAEKYASTGFTKYNKQRNSNGGGGHRRLLMFSDEEYPSWFPLSDRKLLEDTTTTTKADLVVAKDGSGHYTSIQQAVNAVAKLSRRNKRLVIYVKAGVYRENVVVKKSIKNVMVIGDGIDSTIVTGNKNVKDGTTTFRSATFAVSGEGFIARGITFQNTAGPEKYQAVALRSGSDFSVFYGCSFKGYQDTLYLHSRRQFLRNCNIHGTVDFIFGDATAVLQNCNIYALKPMSGQKNTITAQSRKDPNENTGFVVHGSTVATASETYLGRPWKSYSRTVFMKCNLGGLVNPAGWLPWNGEFALRTLYYGEYGNTGAGASVAGRVKWPGYHVIKTATEAGKFTVENFLDGNYWITAAGVPVNDGL; this is encoded by the exons ATGGATCACAAGCATCTACGAACATCTCCCAAATGTTTATTATACACCAAATGTATCATAACCATCATTTACGTCGTATCAATCTCTCATCTCAATGCCCATTTTATAACTTCATGCAAACAAACCCCATACCCTAGCGTCTGCGCCCACCACATATCCAATTCACCTCTCGAAGTCAAAACTTTAGAAGACCAAACCGATGGGTTGACTTTTCACGACCTTGTGGTCAGCTCCACCATGGACCAGGCCGTGCAACTACACCGCCTCGTCTCTACCGTAAAAAAGCGTCGTTCTCTCCACAAACATGCTAGGTCAGCTATGCACGACTGCTTGGAGCTCTACGAAGACACCATAGACCAACTCAACCACACTCGGAGTTCGCAATATTCGTCGATGCATGATAGACAAACCTCGTTAAGCGCAGCCATAGCTAATCAAGACACTTGCAGAAACGGATTTAAAGATTTTAAGTTGATCTCTTCGTATTCGAAATATTTCCCAATACACCATCACCGGAACCTCACTAAGTCTCTAAGCAACTCTTTGGCAGTTACTAAGGCTGCGGCTGAGGCAGTTGCCGAGAAATATGCATCGACGGGGTTCaccaaatataacaaacaaagaaatagcAACGGAGGTGGTGGCCACCGGAGATTATTGATGTTTTCCGACGAGGAATATCCATCGTGGTTCCCTCTTTCCGATCGTAAACTTCTGGAAGATACCACAACCACGACGAAAGCCGATCTTGTGGTGGCTAAGGACGGTTCAGGTCATTACACAAGCATTCAACAAGCGGTAAACGCAGTAGCCAAACTTTCTCGGAGAAACAAGAGACTTGTGATATACGTTAAAGCTGGTGTTTACCGAGAAAACGTAGTAGTCAAGAAATCGATCAAGAACGTGATGGTTATCGGAGATGGGATTGATTCCACCATCGTCACCGGTAATAAGAACGTTAAAGATGGCACGACGACGTTTCGGTCCGCTACTTTTG CTGTTTCCGGCGAAGGTTTTATCGCACGTGGTATAACATTCCAGAACACGGCTGGACCGGAGAAATATCAAGCGGTGGCTCTCAGATCAGGTTCAGACTTCTCCGTCTTCTACGGCTGCTCTTTCAAAGGCTATCAAGACACTCTCTACCTTCACTCTCGCCGTCAGTTCTTGAGAAACTGTAATATTCATGGAACCGTCGATTTCATCTTCGGAGACGCAACCGCAGTCCTCCAAAACTGCAACATCTACGCTCTCAAGCCGATGAGCGGCCAGAAAAACACGATTACCGCTCAATCACGCAAAGACCCGAACGAGAACACAGGTTTCGTCGTACATGGCTCTACGGTGGCTACAGCGTCCGAGACTTACTTAGGACGGCCGTGGAAGTCGTATTCGAGGACGGTTTTCATGAAATGTAACCTTGGAGGGTTGGTGAATCCAGCGGGGTGGTTGCCTTGGAACGGCGAGTTTGCTCTGAGGACTCTTTATTACGGTGAGTATGGTAATACCGGCGCTGGAGCAAGTGTCGCCGGTAGAGTTAAGTGGCCAGGTTACCATGTTATAAAGACGGCAACGGAGGCCGGAAAATTCACGGTGGAGAATTTCTTGGACGGAAACTATTGGATCACTGCTGCGGGAGTACCGGTCAACGATGGACTTTGA
- the LOC104741037 gene encoding probable pectinesterase/pectinesterase inhibitor 6 isoform X2, which translates to MDHKHLRTSPKCLLYTKCIITIIYVVSISHLNAHFITSCKQTPYPSVCAHHISNSPLEVKTLEDQTDGLTFHDLVVSSTMDQAVQLHRLVSTVKKRRSLHKHARSAMHDCLELYEDTIDQLNHTRSSQYSSMHDRQTSLSAAIANQDTCRNGFKDFKLISSYSKYFPIHHHRNLTKSLSNSLAVTKAAAEAVAEKYASTGFTKYNKQRNSNGGGGHRRLLMFSDEEYPSWFPLSDRKLLEDTTTTTKADLVVAKDGSGHYTSIQQAVNAVAKLSRRNKRLVIYVKAGVYRENVVVKKSIKNVMVIGDGIDSTIVTGNKNVKDGTTTFRSATFAVSGEGFIARGITFQNTAGPEKYQAVALRSGSDFSVFYGCSFKGYQDTLYLHSRRQFLRNCNIHGTVDFIFGDATAVLQNCNIYALKPMSGQKNTITAQSRKDPNENTGFVVHGSTVATASETYLGRPWKSYSRTVFMKCNLGGLVNPAGWLPWNGEFALRTLYYGEYGNTGAGASVAGRVKWPGYHVIKTATEAGKFTVENFLDGNYWITAAGVPVNDGL; encoded by the exons ATGGATCACAAGCATCTACGAAC ATCTCCCAAATGTTTATTATACACCAAATGTATCATAACCATCATTTACGTCGTATCAATCTCTCATCTCAATGCCCATTTTATAACTTCATGCAAACAAACCCCATACCCTAGCGTCTGCGCCCACCACATATCCAATTCACCTCTCGAAGTCAAAACTTTAGAAGACCAAACCGATGGGTTGACTTTTCACGACCTTGTGGTCAGCTCCACCATGGACCAGGCCGTGCAACTACACCGCCTCGTCTCTACCGTAAAAAAGCGTCGTTCTCTCCACAAACATGCTAGGTCAGCTATGCACGACTGCTTGGAGCTCTACGAAGACACCATAGACCAACTCAACCACACTCGGAGTTCGCAATATTCGTCGATGCATGATAGACAAACCTCGTTAAGCGCAGCCATAGCTAATCAAGACACTTGCAGAAACGGATTTAAAGATTTTAAGTTGATCTCTTCGTATTCGAAATATTTCCCAATACACCATCACCGGAACCTCACTAAGTCTCTAAGCAACTCTTTGGCAGTTACTAAGGCTGCGGCTGAGGCAGTTGCCGAGAAATATGCATCGACGGGGTTCaccaaatataacaaacaaagaaatagcAACGGAGGTGGTGGCCACCGGAGATTATTGATGTTTTCCGACGAGGAATATCCATCGTGGTTCCCTCTTTCCGATCGTAAACTTCTGGAAGATACCACAACCACGACGAAAGCCGATCTTGTGGTGGCTAAGGACGGTTCAGGTCATTACACAAGCATTCAACAAGCGGTAAACGCAGTAGCCAAACTTTCTCGGAGAAACAAGAGACTTGTGATATACGTTAAAGCTGGTGTTTACCGAGAAAACGTAGTAGTCAAGAAATCGATCAAGAACGTGATGGTTATCGGAGATGGGATTGATTCCACCATCGTCACCGGTAATAAGAACGTTAAAGATGGCACGACGACGTTTCGGTCCGCTACTTTTG CTGTTTCCGGCGAAGGTTTTATCGCACGTGGTATAACATTCCAGAACACGGCTGGACCGGAGAAATATCAAGCGGTGGCTCTCAGATCAGGTTCAGACTTCTCCGTCTTCTACGGCTGCTCTTTCAAAGGCTATCAAGACACTCTCTACCTTCACTCTCGCCGTCAGTTCTTGAGAAACTGTAATATTCATGGAACCGTCGATTTCATCTTCGGAGACGCAACCGCAGTCCTCCAAAACTGCAACATCTACGCTCTCAAGCCGATGAGCGGCCAGAAAAACACGATTACCGCTCAATCACGCAAAGACCCGAACGAGAACACAGGTTTCGTCGTACATGGCTCTACGGTGGCTACAGCGTCCGAGACTTACTTAGGACGGCCGTGGAAGTCGTATTCGAGGACGGTTTTCATGAAATGTAACCTTGGAGGGTTGGTGAATCCAGCGGGGTGGTTGCCTTGGAACGGCGAGTTTGCTCTGAGGACTCTTTATTACGGTGAGTATGGTAATACCGGCGCTGGAGCAAGTGTCGCCGGTAGAGTTAAGTGGCCAGGTTACCATGTTATAAAGACGGCAACGGAGGCCGGAAAATTCACGGTGGAGAATTTCTTGGACGGAAACTATTGGATCACTGCTGCGGGAGTACCGGTCAACGATGGACTTTGA